From the uncultured Trichococcus sp. genome, one window contains:
- a CDS encoding GNAT family N-acetyltransferase: MWVIKPFEELTTKELHLIYKERTAVFVVEQNCPYQEVDDADLVSIHFWKQADDRLLAYARLIPGPDHVRFGRVLVPQGERTHGHGQELMQVMLEYAKTHFPGLTVHAQAQAYLQDFYAAFGFRPVSDIYLEDDIPHIDMIIATQNSQTESKNRQEEHRE; the protein is encoded by the coding sequence ATGTGGGTCATCAAACCGTTTGAAGAACTGACAACAAAGGAATTGCACCTTATCTACAAAGAACGGACTGCCGTTTTCGTTGTGGAGCAAAATTGCCCCTATCAAGAGGTGGACGATGCCGACCTCGTTAGCATCCACTTCTGGAAGCAGGCAGATGATCGGCTGCTGGCCTATGCCCGGCTGATTCCTGGACCGGATCATGTGCGCTTCGGACGCGTTCTTGTCCCGCAAGGCGAACGCACCCATGGCCACGGCCAGGAATTGATGCAGGTCATGCTGGAGTATGCCAAGACGCATTTCCCCGGGCTCACGGTCCACGCGCAAGCACAAGCCTATCTGCAGGATTTTTATGCCGCTTTCGGATTCCGTCCCGTATCGGATATCTACCTGGAGGATGATATCCCGCACATCGACATGATCATCGCGACGCAGAACAGCCAAACAGAAAGCAAAAACCGACAGGAGGAGCACCGTGAATAA
- the glnA gene encoding type I glutamate--ammonia ligase, with product MPKFTREEIIASAKKDNVRYLRLMFTDILGTIKNVEVPISQLEKVLDNKMMFDGSSIEGFVRIEESDMYLYPDFDTWLVFPWGTEQGKVARLICDIYMPSGEPFAGDPRNNLKRVLKEMEDLGFTEFNLGPEPEFFLFKLDEKGQPTLKLNDQGGYFDLAPTDLGENCRRDIVLELEALGFEIEASHHEVAPGQHEIDWKYANAVEACDNIQTFKLIVKTVARKHGLHATFMPKPVFGINGSGMHFNMSLFNENGNAFYDKEDERQLSETAYQFIAGLIKHARGYTAVCNPIVNSYKRLVPGYEAPVYIAWSGKNRSPLIRIPESRGMSTRVELRSVDPAANPYLALAALLAAGLDGVKNKLEAPAPINRNIYQMSAEDRYENGILDLPTSLHEALGEFSKDQLLVEALGDHISNNFIESKEIEVMSYIQQVTEWEREQYLNMY from the coding sequence ATGCCAAAATTTACTAGAGAAGAAATCATCGCATCAGCAAAGAAGGATAATGTCCGTTACCTGCGTTTAATGTTCACTGACATCTTAGGCACAATCAAAAACGTGGAAGTTCCTATCAGCCAGCTAGAAAAAGTATTAGACAACAAAATGATGTTCGACGGTTCTTCCATCGAAGGTTTTGTACGTATCGAAGAAAGTGATATGTACTTGTACCCAGATTTTGATACATGGTTAGTATTCCCATGGGGCACTGAACAAGGCAAAGTAGCACGTCTGATCTGTGATATTTATATGCCAAGCGGCGAACCATTTGCTGGAGATCCGCGTAACAACTTGAAGCGTGTTCTTAAAGAAATGGAAGACTTGGGCTTCACTGAATTCAATTTAGGACCTGAACCTGAATTCTTCCTGTTCAAATTGGATGAAAAAGGTCAACCTACATTGAAATTGAACGATCAAGGCGGATACTTCGACTTGGCTCCTACTGACTTAGGCGAAAACTGCCGTCGTGATATCGTATTGGAATTGGAAGCTTTGGGCTTTGAAATTGAAGCAAGCCATCACGAAGTTGCACCAGGACAACACGAAATCGACTGGAAGTACGCAAACGCTGTTGAAGCTTGCGACAACATCCAAACGTTTAAATTGATCGTTAAGACTGTAGCCCGCAAACACGGTTTGCATGCAACATTCATGCCTAAACCAGTATTCGGCATCAATGGTTCCGGTATGCATTTCAATATGTCTTTATTCAACGAAAACGGCAATGCTTTCTACGACAAAGAAGATGAACGTCAATTAAGCGAAACAGCTTACCAATTCATCGCTGGTCTGATCAAACATGCGCGCGGATACACGGCTGTCTGCAACCCGATCGTTAACTCATACAAACGTTTGGTACCTGGCTACGAAGCACCAGTATACATCGCATGGAGCGGAAAAAACCGTTCACCGCTGATCCGTATCCCAGAATCACGCGGCATGTCCACTCGTGTTGAATTGCGTAGTGTTGACCCAGCTGCTAACCCATACTTGGCTTTAGCTGCTTTATTGGCTGCAGGTCTTGACGGCGTTAAGAACAAATTGGAAGCTCCAGCTCCAATCAACCGCAACATCTACCAAATGTCAGCTGAAGACCGTTACGAAAACGGAATTTTGGACCTGCCTACATCGTTGCATGAGGCTCTTGGAGAGTTCTCTAAAGACCAATTGTTGGTTGAAGCATTAGGCGACCACATCAGCAACAACTTCATCGAATCGAAAGAAATCGAAGTAATGTCTTACATCCAACAAGTAACAGAGTGGGAAAGAGAACAATACTTAAATATGTACTAA
- the nrdG gene encoding anaerobic ribonucleoside-triphosphate reductase activating protein has translation MKNPKPQEWLSETYSKDKVADYKPFNFVDGEGVRCSIYLSGCLFACEGCYNKIVQNFDYGIAYTDELEEQIMADLRQPYVQGLTLLGGEPFLNTKVALQLARRIRAEFGRTKDIWGWTGYCWDELTAESADKQELLRLMDVLVDGRFELSKRDLTLKFRGSSNQTIIDVQKSLAAGEKVLWANAYE, from the coding sequence GTGAAGAATCCGAAACCGCAAGAATGGTTGTCAGAAACATACAGTAAAGACAAAGTGGCGGACTACAAGCCGTTCAACTTTGTCGATGGCGAAGGCGTCCGCTGCAGCATCTATCTGAGCGGCTGCCTGTTCGCCTGCGAAGGCTGCTACAACAAGATTGTCCAAAATTTCGACTATGGGATTGCCTACACCGACGAGTTGGAGGAACAGATCATGGCCGATCTGCGCCAGCCTTATGTGCAGGGCCTGACGCTTTTGGGCGGCGAACCGTTCCTCAACACGAAAGTCGCGCTGCAGTTGGCGCGACGCATCCGTGCGGAGTTCGGCCGGACCAAGGACATCTGGGGATGGACCGGCTACTGCTGGGACGAACTGACGGCAGAATCCGCGGATAAGCAGGAATTGCTGCGCTTGATGGATGTGCTCGTTGATGGCCGCTTCGAGCTGTCGAAAAGGGATCTGACATTGAAGTTCCGCGGCAGCTCCAACCAGACTATCATCGATGTGCAAAAATCGCTGGCGGCCGGAGAAAAGGTTCTCTGGGCCAATGCGTACGAGTAA
- a CDS encoding ABC transporter ATP-binding protein encodes MEAIEMEGLTKRYRKSVALDNVHLTVEQGERFGFIGPNGAGKSTTIKLLLDFIKPSKGSARVFGLDAQKDSESLKRIIGYVPSDVHYYSNLTVEEILMMTGKFHQIHNIKEMMAYYVERFALEPKKKMKDLSLGNRKKVAIVNSLIFNPELLILDEPTNGLDPLMQHRLFEELNYHNKEGATVFISTHNLPEVEAFCTRTAFIREGKIISVEDMASGYQPGKVVTLTGSAIVTEDFESKGYRVLSRTDRMVSLLYKDNVNQILADMSSLDLEDIEIRNQNLEEKFMTLYGGGESHE; translated from the coding sequence GTGGAAGCAATCGAAATGGAAGGTTTGACCAAACGATACCGTAAGAGTGTGGCTTTGGACAATGTCCACCTCACAGTGGAGCAAGGCGAAAGATTCGGGTTCATCGGGCCGAACGGGGCAGGGAAGTCGACAACCATCAAGTTGTTGCTTGATTTCATCAAGCCCAGCAAAGGAAGTGCCCGAGTTTTCGGACTGGACGCCCAGAAAGACTCCGAGAGTCTCAAGCGCATCATCGGGTATGTCCCGAGCGACGTGCACTACTACAGCAATCTTACCGTTGAAGAGATTTTGATGATGACGGGAAAATTCCACCAAATCCATAACATCAAGGAAATGATGGCTTATTACGTGGAACGGTTCGCATTGGAGCCGAAAAAGAAAATGAAGGACCTTTCCTTGGGGAATCGGAAAAAAGTCGCGATCGTGAACAGCCTGATCTTCAATCCGGAACTTTTGATTCTTGACGAGCCTACAAACGGACTGGATCCTTTGATGCAGCATCGTTTGTTTGAGGAGCTGAACTATCACAATAAAGAAGGTGCGACCGTATTCATTTCTACGCATAACCTTCCGGAAGTGGAAGCATTTTGTACGCGGACTGCCTTTATCCGTGAAGGGAAAATCATTTCCGTGGAAGATATGGCATCCGGGTATCAACCAGGGAAAGTGGTGACGCTGACCGGATCAGCCATCGTAACGGAGGATTTCGAATCCAAAGGGTATCGCGTCCTTTCCAGGACAGACCGGATGGTTTCGTTGTTGTACAAAGACAACGTGAATCAAATTTTGGCAGATATGTCATCTTTGGATTTGGAGGATATCGAAATCCGCAATCAGAATCTGGAGGAAAAATTCATGACCCTATATGGTGGAGGTGAATCCCATGAATAG
- a CDS encoding ABC transporter permease subunit: MNSIRLEWKQERGGLFVWLFFMVLIMGLMMAMFPVMSNQGMEDILTTKLDAMPPEMLEAFSLTNGASLLQAAGFFAYIFQYLFLAACIFATMKGAQALIKEETNGTIEYLYAQPISRKAIVTSKYIANLVLLMIFWIVLYGAALLFIYLFKEDGADFVEIIKDITLMFGAESLVLLFFYSIGFLFSTVIASSRSTSGVALLLVFGTYMIGLVSKMVEDYEFLRVLSPIEYAHPAALLEEGVSWEYMVICIVGSLLVLGLSYLIYGRKDLRIQV, from the coding sequence ATGAATAGCATCCGATTGGAGTGGAAACAGGAGCGCGGCGGGTTATTTGTATGGCTGTTTTTTATGGTCCTGATCATGGGCCTGATGATGGCGATGTTCCCCGTCATGTCGAATCAAGGGATGGAGGACATCCTGACGACCAAGCTCGATGCGATGCCTCCTGAGATGCTGGAGGCCTTCTCGCTCACGAATGGCGCGAGCTTGCTTCAGGCTGCCGGATTTTTTGCCTATATTTTTCAGTACCTCTTTTTGGCAGCCTGCATTTTTGCAACGATGAAGGGCGCGCAGGCACTGATCAAGGAAGAAACGAACGGGACAATCGAGTACCTGTATGCACAGCCGATCAGCAGAAAAGCCATCGTAACGAGCAAATACATCGCCAATCTGGTGCTGCTGATGATCTTTTGGATCGTCCTTTACGGAGCGGCTTTACTGTTCATCTATTTGTTCAAGGAGGACGGAGCCGACTTTGTGGAGATCATAAAGGATATCACGCTGATGTTCGGTGCGGAGTCGTTGGTGTTGTTGTTCTTTTATTCGATCGGGTTCCTTTTCTCGACAGTCATTGCGAGCAGCCGTTCAACCAGCGGAGTCGCGTTGTTGCTGGTGTTCGGCACGTACATGATCGGCCTTGTTTCGAAGATGGTCGAGGACTATGAATTCCTGCGGGTTTTGTCGCCGATTGAATATGCGCATCCGGCAGCCTTGCTGGAGGAAGGCGTTTCTTGGGAATACATGGTCATCTGTATCGTCGGAAGCCTGTTGGTATTGGGTTTGAGCTATCTGATCTACGGCAGGAAAGATCTGCGGATCCAGGTTTAG
- a CDS encoding cation diffusion facilitator family transporter, whose amino-acid sequence MNERYKDLKLAEQGARLSMVAYVTLSFAKLFIGNAFGSAALSADGLNNFTDVISTVAVMIGLRIARRPADEDHPYGHWKAETIASLATSLLMLLVGLQVLFSSFSKLTSGEFTTPDVLSGVTALIAGFIMIGVYVYNSRLANRINSLGLAASAKDNLSDALTSFATAIAIFGSIFGLYWLDGVMAVIVGIVIIKTAIDIFRESAFSLSDGFETNHLTEYRQAILEIPDVQQVTTIAARSYGANVYVDVTILLDPELTVLRSHEITEEVEERLRTAFDVFEIDVHVEPLTH is encoded by the coding sequence ATGAACGAAAGATATAAGGACTTAAAATTGGCGGAACAGGGCGCACGACTCAGCATGGTTGCCTATGTCACCCTCTCTTTCGCAAAACTCTTCATCGGAAACGCCTTCGGATCGGCCGCGCTGAGTGCCGATGGATTGAATAATTTCACGGATGTCATTTCCACGGTCGCTGTCATGATCGGCCTACGGATCGCCCGCCGGCCGGCTGATGAGGATCATCCTTATGGCCATTGGAAAGCGGAGACGATTGCGAGCCTCGCCACTTCCTTGCTTATGCTTCTTGTCGGCCTGCAGGTACTGTTCTCAAGCTTTTCAAAACTGACTAGCGGAGAGTTCACTACTCCCGATGTGCTGTCCGGTGTCACCGCCTTGATTGCAGGGTTTATCATGATCGGGGTCTACGTATACAACAGCCGCCTCGCAAACCGCATCAACAGCCTTGGGTTGGCCGCTTCCGCCAAAGACAACCTGAGCGATGCCCTGACCAGTTTTGCGACGGCGATCGCCATTTTTGGCTCCATTTTCGGATTGTATTGGTTGGATGGGGTCATGGCTGTCATCGTCGGCATCGTCATCATCAAGACTGCAATCGATATTTTCCGTGAAAGTGCCTTCTCCCTTTCGGACGGTTTCGAAACGAATCATTTGACCGAGTATCGCCAGGCTATCCTCGAAATTCCGGATGTCCAGCAGGTAACGACCATCGCCGCGCGCAGCTACGGAGCAAATGTCTATGTTGATGTGACTATTCTTCTGGATCCTGAGCTGACAGTGCTGCGCAGCCATGAAATCACGGAAGAAGTAGAGGAGCGCTTGCGTACGGCATTTGATGTTTTCGAAATAGATGTCCACGTAGAACCTCTAACGCACTGA
- a CDS encoding amidase, which produces MDRQKDAWYYADLLHKRKASPAELLEDAFAKIAKENPHYNAVVHTRKEKALQEAKSRDYSNTLFGGVPILIKDLGQDLAGEPATSGSRLLKGYRATKTSHFVEAIERAGFIVIGQTNTPEFGFKNITDATIHGPSRNPFDKERSPGGSSGGAAAAVASGMVPIATASDGGGSIRIPASFTGLVGLKPTRGRVPVGPGSYRGWQGASVSFALTKSVRDTALLLDALQTEQAEAPFQTPLFRGSHYQEFQIRKKRTFKIAYSLESPVRSKVSEDAKKAVLEAVSALEALGYQVEEAKPEIDGIRLMEAYYAMNGAETDAMLTGIANNLGRTLTADDMELISWSLYQYGKTISGGEYSLALGSWDQAAAVMARFHESYDLFLQPTTAESAPRIDHSFQTHKLKERMLAAERLSAAERKQVVWEMFEDSLAVTPFTQQANLTGQPAISLPLYRTATGLPIGVQFTAPKGKEEWLLDMAGVLERNGLFR; this is translated from the coding sequence ATGGATCGTCAAAAAGATGCATGGTATTATGCTGATTTGCTTCATAAAAGGAAGGCTTCTCCAGCCGAATTGCTGGAAGATGCGTTCGCGAAGATAGCCAAAGAAAATCCTCACTATAATGCTGTCGTGCATACAAGGAAAGAGAAAGCGTTGCAGGAAGCCAAGTCAAGGGATTACAGCAACACCTTGTTCGGCGGGGTGCCTATTTTGATAAAGGATCTGGGACAGGACTTGGCGGGCGAACCAGCAACTTCCGGTTCGCGCCTGCTGAAAGGGTACCGTGCTACGAAAACGAGCCACTTTGTTGAGGCGATCGAAAGAGCCGGATTCATCGTCATCGGTCAGACCAATACCCCGGAGTTCGGGTTCAAGAACATTACGGATGCAACCATCCATGGTCCTTCGCGCAATCCTTTCGACAAGGAGCGTTCACCTGGGGGTTCGAGCGGCGGCGCTGCAGCTGCGGTCGCATCCGGGATGGTGCCGATCGCTACGGCAAGCGACGGAGGCGGGTCGATCCGGATACCCGCTTCTTTTACGGGGCTTGTAGGGTTGAAGCCGACACGGGGAAGAGTGCCGGTGGGGCCGGGTTCCTATCGCGGTTGGCAGGGCGCGTCCGTAAGCTTTGCCTTGACGAAGAGCGTACGCGACACGGCGTTGCTGCTGGATGCGCTGCAGACGGAGCAAGCGGAAGCGCCGTTTCAGACGCCGCTTTTCCGGGGCAGCCATTACCAGGAGTTCCAGATAAGGAAAAAGCGCACCTTCAAAATCGCCTATTCGCTTGAGTCACCTGTGCGTTCAAAAGTCAGTGAGGATGCAAAGAAAGCTGTTCTGGAGGCAGTGTCCGCCCTGGAAGCACTCGGGTACCAAGTGGAAGAGGCCAAGCCGGAGATCGACGGCATCCGCCTGATGGAGGCTTATTATGCAATGAACGGAGCGGAAACGGATGCCATGCTGACAGGCATCGCCAATAATCTGGGCCGAACGTTGACCGCGGATGATATGGAACTGATTTCCTGGAGCCTCTATCAGTACGGAAAGACGATCAGCGGAGGAGAATATTCTCTGGCGTTGGGGAGTTGGGATCAGGCTGCGGCAGTGATGGCGCGCTTCCATGAAAGCTACGATCTATTTCTGCAGCCCACTACGGCAGAAAGTGCCCCAAGAATCGATCATTCTTTTCAGACGCATAAATTGAAGGAACGGATGCTTGCTGCGGAGCGCTTGTCAGCGGCGGAACGCAAGCAGGTTGTCTGGGAAATGTTTGAGGACAGTCTGGCGGTGACGCCATTCACGCAACAGGCCAACTTGACGGGGCAGCCTGCCATCAGCCTGCCACTGTACCGGACCGCAACCGGCCTGCCGATAGGGGTGCAATTCACTGCACCAAAAGGAAAAGAGGAATGGCTGTTGGATATGGCGGGAGTATTGGAGCGGAACGGGCTCTTCCGCTGA
- a CDS encoding MerR family transcriptional regulator, with protein MKEKELRRSMAVFTIGTVMQLTDLTARQIRYYEEQELVHPKRTDTNRRMFSLNDVDRLLEVKDYLAEGLNITAIKRMYSTERLKKQQEEELENKQKNLTDEDVRRILYKEILNASGFNPGDSSKPWGRL; from the coding sequence ATGAAAGAAAAAGAGCTACGACGTTCGATGGCTGTTTTTACCATCGGAACAGTCATGCAGCTGACGGATCTGACGGCAAGGCAGATTCGCTATTACGAAGAGCAAGAACTCGTTCATCCTAAGCGGACAGACACCAATCGCCGGATGTTTTCATTGAACGACGTCGATCGTTTGCTGGAAGTCAAAGACTATTTGGCGGAAGGGTTGAACATCACTGCAATCAAACGGATGTACAGTACCGAAAGACTGAAGAAGCAGCAAGAAGAGGAGCTTGAGAACAAGCAAAAAAACTTGACCGACGAAGATGTCCGTCGCATCCTCTACAAAGAAATTCTTAACGCAAGTGGATTTAACCCTGGGGATTCAAGTAAACCTTGGGGAAGATTATAA
- a CDS encoding ammonium transporter, protein MFSSVDTLWTLLGTVLVFFMQAGFAMVETGFTRAKNAANIIMKNLMDFVLGSLGFFLIGYSIMFGDDIAGMIGTPTLFMGGLDSTIPGSVHFMFQNVFAATAATIVSGAVAERTKFSSYLVYSFIISMLIYPISGHWIWGGGWLAQMGFIDFAGSTAVHMVGGVAALVGAAIVGPRIGKYKDGKAQVIPGHNLTIGALGVFILWFAWFGFNGASTVAATGDETLALIGTIFLNTNLSAAAATLVTLIFTWTKYGKPDVSMTLNGSLAGLVAITAGCAVVSPFGAIAIGIIAGFAIVLAVEFVDQKLKIDDPVGAFSVHGVNGALGTILVGIFATDGGVLYGGGFNLLGIQTLGVAAVAAYTAGAMYVVFKVIQKTLGIRASAEEEIIGMDIAEHGLTSSYHDFVATTAFEDYVTDNNKPSDIPAVQEVDLSKVGAFKLADSGFTMNKVEIIANPDKLERLKAELNAIGVTGMTVTSVHGYGLQKGQQTFYRGAKAEGNLLPKVRIETIISEVPVEEVIRAARRALYTGHVGDGKVFVSPVADAFRISNSDSGPAALKYY, encoded by the coding sequence ATGTTTTCATCAGTAGATACATTATGGACCTTGCTGGGAACGGTATTGGTATTCTTTATGCAAGCCGGTTTCGCAATGGTCGAGACGGGATTCACTCGCGCCAAGAACGCAGCGAACATCATCATGAAAAACCTTATGGACTTTGTGCTCGGATCACTTGGATTCTTTCTCATCGGATACAGCATCATGTTCGGTGATGATATCGCCGGGATGATCGGAACACCTACTTTATTTATGGGAGGCTTGGATTCTACGATCCCCGGTTCTGTGCACTTCATGTTCCAAAACGTCTTCGCGGCCACCGCAGCCACCATCGTATCCGGAGCTGTTGCAGAACGGACAAAATTCAGCTCTTATCTCGTGTACTCTTTCATTATTTCCATGTTGATCTACCCTATCTCAGGACACTGGATCTGGGGCGGCGGCTGGTTGGCTCAAATGGGCTTCATCGATTTTGCCGGATCTACAGCCGTGCACATGGTCGGTGGCGTCGCAGCACTTGTCGGTGCCGCTATCGTCGGACCGCGTATCGGAAAATATAAGGACGGCAAGGCACAAGTCATTCCTGGACACAACTTGACGATCGGCGCTCTTGGCGTATTCATCCTTTGGTTCGCATGGTTCGGATTCAACGGGGCTTCAACCGTTGCGGCAACAGGGGACGAAACGCTCGCCCTGATCGGTACTATCTTCTTGAATACAAATCTATCTGCAGCTGCAGCTACTTTAGTCACTCTCATCTTCACTTGGACAAAATATGGTAAGCCCGATGTGTCCATGACACTGAATGGCTCACTGGCAGGGCTTGTTGCCATCACGGCAGGCTGTGCTGTCGTATCTCCTTTCGGCGCTATCGCAATCGGAATCATCGCCGGATTTGCCATCGTACTCGCTGTCGAATTCGTCGATCAAAAATTAAAGATCGACGATCCAGTCGGCGCTTTCAGTGTACACGGTGTGAATGGGGCTTTGGGGACAATCTTAGTCGGCATTTTCGCAACGGATGGCGGCGTATTGTACGGCGGTGGATTCAACCTGCTTGGCATTCAAACGTTAGGCGTCGCTGCTGTAGCTGCCTACACAGCCGGTGCCATGTATGTAGTCTTCAAAGTCATCCAAAAGACGCTGGGTATCCGTGCCAGCGCTGAAGAAGAAATCATCGGCATGGACATCGCTGAGCATGGCTTGACTTCAAGCTACCATGACTTTGTCGCAACGACTGCCTTCGAAGATTATGTAACAGACAACAACAAACCTTCCGATATTCCTGCTGTCCAAGAAGTGGATCTCAGCAAAGTCGGTGCCTTCAAACTGGCTGATTCCGGCTTCACGATGAATAAAGTGGAAATTATTGCCAATCCTGATAAACTGGAGCGACTGAAAGCGGAATTGAACGCTATCGGCGTAACCGGCATGACGGTCACATCCGTGCATGGTTACGGGCTCCAAAAAGGCCAACAAACCTTCTATCGTGGTGCGAAGGCTGAGGGCAATCTTTTACCGAAAGTCCGCATCGAAACGATCATCAGCGAAGTGCCTGTCGAAGAAGTTATCCGCGCTGCCCGCCGCGCTTTGTACACGGGACATGTCGGTGACGGTAAAGTCTTCGTTTCCCCTGTTGCCGATGCCTTCCGCATCAGCAACAGCGATTCCGGCCCTGCAGCTTTGAAATATTACTAG
- the nrdD gene encoding anaerobic ribonucleoside-triphosphate reductase has translation MASLPTDFLNESTHLQVDDAEVNIQVLKADGRVVPFHAKKIYKAIKKAERFLSEQNEGAADYDVDAVVALVVDKLIASETDSVSTDDIHDQVEATLAEMGNLPLAEAYNTYKLTKKVKKLQQQDIELRIQSLMNADQSVVNENANKDSRVFNTIRDLTAGVAAKAIGLRMLPKHVSNAHMKGDIHYHDLDYQPYSPMTNCVLIDFQNMLREGFKIGNAEVDSPRSVNTATAQMAQIFANVASSQYGGCSADRVDEVLAPYARLNYEKHLETAKEWVEGEAKQIAYAEEKTRKDIYDAMQSLEYEINTLYTSNGQTPFTTLGFGLGTDWFAREIQKAVLQVRIKGLGKERRTAIFPKLIFALKKGTNLETQDPNYDIKQLAIACATKRMYPDVLMYDKIVELTGSFKTPMGCRSFLQGWEDENGNEVNSGRMNLGVVTLNIPRIALESEGNPEAFWNIFEERLAICKDALVYRVERTKEATPTNAPILYQHGAFGKRLGETDKVDELFKNKRATVSLGYIGLYEAATVFYGADWETNPEAKAFTLDIVKKMKEKTDAWGNQYGYHFSVYSTPSESLTDRFCSMDTEKFGIIADITDKEYYTNSFHYDVRKNPNPFEKIAFEMEYPQYCSGGFIHYCEYPNLQQNPKALETVWDFAYDKVGYLGTNTPIDHCLECGFEGDFNPTERGFQCPECGNTDPQTCDVVKRTCGYLGNPQIRPMVKGRHKEISARVKHLHADCKSEQ, from the coding sequence ATGGCTTCATTACCAACGGATTTCTTAAATGAAAGCACGCATCTTCAAGTCGATGACGCAGAAGTGAACATCCAAGTGTTGAAGGCGGATGGACGGGTTGTTCCTTTTCATGCCAAGAAAATATATAAAGCGATCAAGAAAGCGGAGCGTTTCTTGTCTGAACAGAACGAAGGGGCTGCAGATTACGATGTGGATGCTGTCGTGGCATTGGTCGTAGACAAGCTGATCGCATCAGAAACGGACAGCGTTTCGACGGATGATATCCATGATCAGGTTGAAGCAACACTTGCTGAAATGGGGAATCTGCCGTTAGCGGAAGCCTATAATACCTATAAACTGACGAAGAAAGTCAAAAAACTCCAACAACAGGACATCGAATTGCGCATCCAAAGCTTGATGAATGCCGATCAGAGCGTCGTGAACGAGAATGCCAACAAGGACAGCCGAGTCTTCAATACGATCCGTGACTTGACGGCAGGTGTGGCTGCGAAAGCAATCGGACTGAGAATGTTACCGAAACACGTTTCCAATGCCCATATGAAAGGCGATATCCATTACCATGACCTGGATTACCAGCCGTATTCGCCGATGACGAACTGTGTCCTGATCGATTTCCAGAATATGCTTCGTGAAGGTTTCAAAATCGGCAATGCTGAAGTGGACAGCCCGCGTTCAGTCAATACGGCGACTGCCCAAATGGCGCAGATTTTTGCGAATGTGGCTTCCAGCCAATACGGCGGCTGCAGCGCAGACCGTGTCGACGAAGTGCTGGCTCCCTATGCCCGCCTGAACTATGAGAAACATCTGGAAACAGCTAAAGAATGGGTGGAAGGCGAAGCGAAACAAATCGCTTATGCAGAAGAAAAAACCCGCAAAGATATCTATGATGCCATGCAGAGTCTGGAGTACGAAATCAACACACTCTACACTTCAAACGGCCAGACACCATTCACCACACTCGGATTCGGGTTGGGGACGGATTGGTTTGCGCGCGAAATCCAAAAAGCCGTCCTGCAAGTGCGCATCAAAGGCTTGGGCAAGGAAAGACGCACAGCGATCTTCCCTAAATTGATCTTCGCCTTGAAAAAAGGCACGAACCTGGAGACGCAGGATCCCAATTATGACATCAAACAATTGGCCATCGCTTGCGCCACCAAACGGATGTACCCGGATGTGCTGATGTACGATAAAATCGTTGAATTGACAGGCAGCTTCAAGACACCGATGGGCTGCCGTTCCTTCCTGCAGGGCTGGGAAGATGAAAACGGAAATGAAGTCAATTCCGGTCGGATGAATCTTGGCGTCGTGACGTTGAACATCCCTAGAATCGCCTTGGAGTCGGAAGGGAATCCGGAAGCATTCTGGAACATCTTCGAGGAACGCTTGGCCATCTGTAAGGATGCCCTCGTCTACCGTGTGGAGCGCACCAAAGAAGCGACGCCTACGAACGCACCGATCCTGTACCAGCACGGAGCCTTCGGGAAACGTCTGGGTGAAACGGACAAGGTCGATGAACTGTTCAAAAACAAACGCGCTACTGTCTCCCTAGGCTACATCGGACTGTATGAAGCGGCTACCGTCTTCTACGGAGCGGATTGGGAAACGAATCCGGAAGCGAAAGCCTTCACTTTGGACATCGTCAAGAAGATGAAGGAAAAAACGGATGCTTGGGGCAACCAATACGGTTATCATTTCAGCGTCTACTCGACTCCGAGCGAAAGTTTGACCGATCGCTTCTGCAGCATGGACACAGAGAAGTTCGGCATCATCGCTGATATCACGGATAAAGAATACTACACAAACAGTTTCCACTATGATGTCCGCAAGAACCCGAATCCTTTCGAAAAGATCGCCTTCGAAATGGAATATCCGCAATATTGCTCAGGCGGCTTTATCCATTATTGCGAATATCCGAACTTGCAGCAAAACCCGAAAGCGCTGGAAACAGTCTGGGATTTCGCCTACGACAAGGTCGGCTACTTGGGAACGAATACGCCGATCGATCACTGCTTGGAGTGCGGTTTTGAAGGGGACTTCAATCCGACCGAGCGCGGTTTCCAATGCCCGGAATGCGGCAATACCGATCCGCAGACATGCGATGTCGTGAAACGCACATGCGGTTATCTCGGCAACCCGCAGATCCGTCCGATGGTGAAAGGTCGCCATAAAGAGATTTCTGCCCGCGTCAAACATCTGCATGCGGATTGCAAGTCAGAACAGTAA